In one Pseudomonas fitomaticsae genomic region, the following are encoded:
- a CDS encoding LuxR C-terminal-related transcriptional regulator produces MTDLSPLPGPASVAVSALDGRFFRPPLPDGYVLRPRLCERLSAGLGGRLLLVSAPAGFGKSSLAVEFCQSLPMHWQSLWLGLSPRDNDPGRFLERLLEGLQAYFPQLGSRALGLLKMRQRHQPFAFEEWLDGLLDELALHLEPTAPLLLVLDDYHLAQGPVLDRCLQFFLNHLPDGLLVMVTSRQRPDWHLARLRLSRQLLELHEQDLRLTHDEALALLERHSSSLRGEALENLIQRSEGWVAGLRFWLLAASEAGTESALPQVLNGGEGLIRDYLLEEVIDCLPAEVQAFLYDTAPQERFCSELCDAVREAHDSAEILRFLLAHQVFLVPLDEQGHWYRYHHLFSDLLRNRPTVHALVPAATLHLRACRWFNAQGLLDEAVEQALRAGHLDVAANLVQNLSEEQLLAEQNVGMLLRWKMDLPDSLLISTPRLIVLYSWALGLACQLDAAEELASHLSRFLPAPSATAQKSMLAQWLALSGIIARGRGHRDLTIQYCSEALESLPAKRYGQRLMCLSTLSNLAIADGDLWRARGLNRESLELAQRVGNPLFEALAHYDRARVLQARGEIVRALDEVHQGLERLRGLSSQRLYAVRARLTLYEGFLLAMRLQPQAARSRLLAGLSEARACRDISVLIGHCVIARLDGQGGEFAKAFAELAEAERLMHIWDVPPIYYLAMITLVKCELWLAQGRTDLAEAWLVRLGQTYTGERAAAPPEFHPQLPLHVELQQALLDVIQGQPMLAEGRLSVLHENGQLTGRQLLSVMALTQKVVLLLGTGREPEARKALVLALDAASGGVLQPFDALIRNNADWLRGQLLLSAPGAVGQQLLEHCPVSVARTSVEGAAVEQLSSRELAVLRLIAQGCSNQEISEQLFISLHTVKTHASHINSKLGVERRTQAVARAKELGVLG; encoded by the coding sequence ATGACTGATCTGTCCCCACTCCCGGGTCCCGCAAGCGTTGCCGTCTCGGCACTGGACGGGCGTTTTTTCCGCCCGCCGTTACCCGATGGCTACGTGCTGCGACCCCGTCTGTGCGAACGCCTGAGCGCGGGACTCGGGGGGCGGTTGCTGCTGGTCAGCGCTCCGGCCGGGTTCGGCAAGAGTTCGCTGGCGGTGGAGTTCTGCCAGAGCCTGCCGATGCACTGGCAAAGTCTGTGGCTCGGCCTGAGCCCGCGAGACAATGACCCGGGGCGGTTTCTTGAACGTCTGCTCGAAGGTCTGCAGGCCTACTTCCCGCAACTGGGCAGCCGGGCACTGGGGCTGCTGAAAATGCGCCAGCGTCACCAGCCGTTCGCCTTCGAAGAATGGCTCGATGGTCTGCTCGATGAACTGGCGCTGCATCTGGAACCGACTGCACCCCTGCTGCTGGTGCTGGATGACTACCACCTCGCCCAGGGACCGGTGCTCGACCGTTGCCTGCAATTTTTCCTCAACCATTTACCGGACGGCCTGCTGGTCATGGTCACCAGCCGTCAACGCCCGGACTGGCATCTGGCCCGCCTGCGCCTGTCGCGGCAGTTGCTGGAACTGCACGAGCAGGACCTGCGCCTGACCCACGATGAGGCGCTGGCGCTGCTGGAACGTCATAGCAGCTCGTTGCGCGGGGAGGCGCTGGAAAACCTGATCCAGCGCAGCGAAGGCTGGGTGGCCGGGTTGCGTTTCTGGCTGCTGGCTGCTTCCGAAGCCGGCACCGAATCGGCCTTGCCTCAAGTGTTGAATGGCGGGGAAGGGTTGATCCGCGATTATCTGCTGGAAGAGGTCATCGATTGCCTGCCTGCTGAAGTGCAGGCGTTTCTGTATGACACCGCTCCTCAGGAGCGTTTTTGCAGTGAACTGTGCGACGCGGTCCGTGAAGCGCACGACAGTGCCGAGATCCTGCGTTTTCTCCTGGCGCATCAGGTGTTTCTGGTGCCTCTGGACGAACAGGGTCACTGGTATCGCTATCACCACCTGTTTTCCGATCTGTTGCGCAACCGGCCGACGGTCCATGCGCTCGTGCCGGCGGCGACCCTGCATCTGCGCGCCTGCCGCTGGTTCAACGCACAGGGCCTGCTCGACGAAGCGGTGGAGCAGGCGCTGCGCGCGGGGCATCTGGATGTGGCGGCGAACCTGGTGCAGAACCTGTCCGAAGAACAACTGCTGGCCGAACAGAATGTCGGCATGCTTTTGCGCTGGAAAATGGACCTGCCCGACAGCCTGCTGATCAGCACCCCACGGTTGATCGTGCTCTACAGCTGGGCTCTGGGTCTGGCCTGCCAGCTCGATGCGGCCGAAGAACTCGCCAGTCACCTGAGCCGCTTCCTGCCGGCACCCTCGGCCACCGCACAGAAGTCCATGCTCGCCCAATGGCTGGCGCTGAGCGGGATCATTGCCCGGGGGCGGGGGCACCGCGACCTGACGATCCAGTACTGTAGCGAAGCGTTGGAGAGCCTTCCGGCCAAGCGCTACGGGCAGCGCCTGATGTGTCTGTCGACCTTGTCCAATCTGGCCATCGCCGATGGTGATCTGTGGCGTGCCCGTGGCTTGAACCGCGAATCTCTCGAGCTGGCGCAGCGGGTCGGCAATCCGTTGTTCGAGGCGCTGGCGCATTACGATCGCGCCCGGGTCTTGCAGGCGCGGGGTGAAATTGTGCGGGCGCTTGATGAAGTCCATCAGGGGCTCGAGCGTCTACGGGGGCTGTCTTCCCAGCGCTTGTATGCGGTACGTGCGCGGCTCACGCTGTATGAAGGCTTTTTGCTGGCGATGCGTCTGCAGCCGCAAGCGGCCCGTTCGCGGTTGCTGGCGGGTCTGAGCGAGGCGCGGGCCTGTCGCGATATCAGTGTGCTGATCGGCCACTGTGTGATTGCCCGGCTGGACGGCCAGGGCGGCGAATTCGCCAAGGCTTTCGCCGAACTGGCTGAAGCCGAGCGCCTGATGCACATCTGGGACGTGCCGCCGATCTATTACCTGGCGATGATTACCCTGGTCAAATGCGAGCTGTGGCTGGCTCAGGGGCGCACGGACCTGGCCGAGGCGTGGCTGGTGCGACTGGGGCAGACCTACACCGGCGAACGCGCGGCGGCGCCACCGGAGTTCCATCCACAATTGCCTTTGCATGTCGAACTTCAGCAAGCCCTGCTCGACGTGATCCAGGGGCAACCGATGCTGGCCGAAGGGCGGTTGAGCGTATTGCATGAAAACGGCCAGTTGACCGGTCGACAGCTGTTGAGTGTGATGGCGCTGACGCAGAAGGTGGTGCTGCTGCTGGGGACTGGTCGTGAACCGGAGGCCCGCAAGGCGCTGGTGCTGGCGCTGGATGCCGCCAGTGGCGGTGTGTTGCAGCCGTTCGATGCACTGATCAGGAACAATGCCGACTGGCTGCGCGGACAATTGCTGTTGAGCGCGCCGGGCGCTGTCGGTCAGCAGTTGCTGGAACACTGTCCTGTGTCTGTTGCACGAACCAGTGTGGAAGGGGCTGCGGTCGAGCAACTCAGCAGCCGGGAACTGGCGGTACTGCGCCTGATCGCCCAGGGCTGTTCGAATCAGGAAATCAGCGAGCAGCTCTTCATCTCGCTGCACACCGTGAAAACCCATGCCAGCCACATCAACAGCAAACTGGGGGTGGAGCGACGCACCCAGGCCGTGGCGCGGGCCAAGGAGCTGGGGGTGCTCGGCTAG
- a CDS encoding DUF1329 domain-containing protein — translation MKITKSLFHAGVLGLSLLATGVMAAVPAAEADKLGKSLTPMGAEMAGNADGSIPAWKPLPKNAGSVDSKGFLSDPYASEKPLFTITKQNVDQYKAKLAPGQYAMFQRYPETFKMPVYPSHRGATVPDAVFAAIKKNATTTTLVSGGNGLENFDTAVPFPIPKTGVEVIWNHITRYRGGSVTRLVTQATPQPNGSFSLVYFQDQFVFRDKMKDYDPANPGNILFYFKQKVTAPARLAGGVLLVHETLDQVKEPRSAWVYNAGQRRVRRAPQVSYDGPGTAADGLRTSDNLDMFNGAPDRYDWKLVGKQEMYIASDSYKLDDPKLKYTDIIKAGHINQDLARYELRRVWHVTATLKEGQRHIYAKRDFFIDEDTWQAAVIDHYDGRNQLWRVAEAHSQDYYNVQVPWYTLETLYDLQSGRYLALGMKNEEKSAYDFGFTATTSDFTPAALRQDGVR, via the coding sequence ATGAAAATAACAAAGAGTCTGTTCCACGCCGGTGTTCTGGGCCTGTCGCTGCTGGCGACCGGTGTCATGGCGGCGGTGCCTGCCGCCGAAGCGGACAAACTGGGCAAGAGCCTGACCCCGATGGGCGCCGAAATGGCCGGTAACGCCGACGGCTCGATCCCGGCCTGGAAACCGCTGCCGAAGAATGCCGGCAGCGTTGACAGCAAGGGTTTCCTGTCCGATCCGTACGCCAGTGAAAAGCCGTTGTTCACCATCACCAAGCAGAACGTTGACCAGTACAAGGCCAAACTTGCACCGGGTCAGTACGCGATGTTCCAGCGCTACCCTGAAACCTTCAAGATGCCGGTCTACCCGTCCCATCGCGGCGCTACCGTGCCGGATGCGGTATTTGCCGCCATCAAGAAGAACGCCACCACCACGACGCTGGTGTCGGGCGGCAACGGACTGGAGAACTTCGATACCGCCGTGCCGTTCCCGATTCCGAAAACCGGTGTGGAAGTGATCTGGAACCACATCACCCGCTATCGCGGCGGCAGCGTGACCCGTCTGGTGACCCAGGCCACGCCGCAACCGAACGGCTCGTTCAGCCTGGTGTACTTCCAGGACCAGTTCGTGTTCCGCGACAAGATGAAGGATTACGATCCGGCGAACCCGGGCAACATCCTGTTCTACTTCAAGCAGAAGGTGACCGCGCCGGCACGTCTGGCCGGTGGTGTGCTGCTGGTGCATGAAACCCTCGATCAGGTGAAGGAACCGCGTTCGGCGTGGGTCTACAACGCCGGTCAGCGTCGTGTACGTCGCGCACCGCAAGTGTCCTATGACGGTCCGGGTACTGCGGCCGATGGCCTGCGGACTTCCGACAACCTGGACATGTTCAACGGTGCCCCGGACCGTTACGACTGGAAACTGGTCGGCAAACAAGAGATGTACATCGCCTCCGACAGCTACAAGCTCGACGATCCGAAGCTCAAGTACACCGACATCATCAAGGCCGGCCACATCAACCAGGATCTGGCGCGTTATGAACTGCGTCGCGTCTGGCACGTGACCGCGACCCTGAAGGAAGGTCAGCGTCACATCTACGCCAAGCGTGACTTCTTCATCGACGAAGACACCTGGCAAGCGGCCGTGATCGATCACTACGATGGTCGCAATCAGCTGTGGCGCGTGGCGGAAGCGCATTCCCAGGACTACTACAATGTGCAGGTGCCTTGGTACACCCTGGAAACCCTCTACGATCTGCAGTCCGGTCGTTATCTGGCGCTGGGCATGAAGAACGAAGAGAAGTCGGCGTATGACTTCGGTTTCACCGCCACCACCAGCGATTTCACCCCGGCCGCCCTGCGTCAGGATGGTGTTCGCTAA
- a CDS encoding DUF1302 domain-containing protein, with amino-acid sequence MTSVNQFWRRAKLPLAVSLASSLAGPAFGVSFNVGEIEGQFDSSLSIGASWSTQSPNKNLIGVNNGGHGLSQTSDDGHANFKSGETFSKIFKGIHDLELKYGDTGVFVRGKYWYDFELKDESRQFKDISDSNRKEGAKSAGGQILDAFVYHNYAIADQPGSVRLGKQVVSWGESTFIGGGINSINPIDVSAFRRPGAEIKEGLIPVNMFYVSQSLTENLSAEAFYQLEWDQTVVDNCGTFFSQPDIIADGCTDNLRVLNKRSQIPAIALGPLAANGVNVNEEGVLVPRGGDRDARDSGQWGASLKYMFEPLDTEFGAYFMNYHSRAPIFSATGAPQSVYNTVAALPSAFQALGPLLVAGNSKYFVEYPEDIRLYGLSFSTTLPTGTAWSGEISYRPNAPVQLNSTDILFAGVRPLGGPYANASLLNGVPGQDLHGYERKEITQLQTTFTHFFDQVMGASRLTLVGEVGMTYVGGLESRSDKRYGRDPVYGPGELPATGTTNTCVNILNNGTINGAGPGSPQNNRSRNCDNDGFTTSMSWGYRGRAIWEYNDVFAGVNLKPNVAWSHDVSGYSPGPGGNFEEGRKAVSLGVDAEYQNTYTASLAYTNFFDGKYTTVDDRDFVALSLGVNF; translated from the coding sequence ATGACCTCAGTAAACCAGTTCTGGCGCCGGGCAAAGCTGCCTCTGGCCGTCAGTCTTGCTTCTTCGCTCGCCGGGCCCGCATTCGGCGTCAGTTTCAACGTCGGTGAAATCGAAGGCCAGTTCGACTCCTCCCTGTCGATCGGTGCCAGCTGGTCCACCCAGAGCCCGAACAAGAACCTCATCGGCGTCAACAACGGCGGTCACGGTCTGTCCCAGACTTCCGACGACGGCCACGCCAACTTCAAGAGCGGCGAAACCTTTTCGAAGATCTTCAAGGGCATCCATGACCTCGAACTGAAATACGGCGACACCGGCGTGTTCGTCCGTGGCAAATACTGGTACGACTTCGAACTGAAGGACGAGAGCCGCCAGTTCAAGGACATCAGCGACAGCAACCGCAAGGAAGGCGCCAAGTCCGCCGGCGGCCAGATCCTCGATGCGTTCGTCTACCACAACTATGCGATCGCCGATCAGCCAGGCTCCGTGCGTCTGGGCAAGCAGGTGGTGAGCTGGGGTGAAAGTACCTTCATCGGTGGCGGCATCAACTCGATCAACCCGATCGACGTGTCCGCGTTCCGTCGTCCGGGCGCCGAGATCAAGGAAGGCCTGATTCCGGTCAACATGTTCTACGTGTCCCAGAGCCTGACCGAAAACCTGTCCGCCGAAGCGTTCTACCAGCTCGAGTGGGACCAGACCGTCGTCGACAACTGCGGCACCTTCTTCTCCCAGCCGGACATCATTGCCGACGGCTGCACCGACAACCTGCGCGTGTTGAACAAGCGCTCGCAGATTCCGGCCATTGCCCTGGGGCCATTGGCGGCCAACGGCGTCAACGTCAACGAAGAAGGCGTGCTGGTGCCACGCGGCGGCGATCGCGATGCGCGGGACAGCGGCCAGTGGGGCGCGTCCCTCAAGTACATGTTCGAACCGCTGGACACCGAATTCGGTGCCTATTTCATGAACTACCACAGCCGTGCGCCGATTTTCAGTGCCACCGGCGCACCGCAATCGGTCTACAACACCGTCGCTGCATTGCCAAGCGCGTTCCAGGCGCTCGGGCCGCTGTTGGTCGCGGGCAACTCGAAATACTTCGTCGAATACCCTGAAGACATCCGTCTCTACGGTCTGAGCTTCTCCACTACCTTGCCTACCGGTACAGCGTGGAGCGGTGAAATCAGTTATCGCCCGAATGCGCCGGTACAACTGAACTCCACCGACATCCTGTTCGCCGGTGTGCGTCCATTGGGCGGTCCGTATGCGAACGCCTCGTTGCTCAACGGCGTACCGGGCCAGGACCTGCATGGTTACGAGCGCAAGGAAATCACTCAACTGCAAACCACCTTCACGCACTTCTTCGATCAGGTCATGGGCGCGAGCCGTCTGACGCTGGTGGGTGAAGTGGGCATGACTTACGTGGGCGGTCTGGAGAGCCGGTCCGACAAGCGCTATGGCCGCGATCCGGTCTACGGCCCGGGCGAATTGCCAGCCACCGGTACCACCAACACCTGCGTCAACATCCTCAACAACGGCACCATCAATGGCGCCGGGCCTGGCTCACCGCAGAACAACCGCAGCCGCAACTGCGACAATGACGGCTTCACCACGTCGATGTCCTGGGGCTATCGCGGTCGGGCGATCTGGGAATACAACGACGTGTTCGCCGGCGTGAACCTCAAGCCGAACGTGGCCTGGTCCCACGACGTCAGCGGCTACTCGCCAGGCCCTGGCGGCAACTTCGAGGAAGGTCGCAAGGCCGTGAGCCTGGGTGTCGATGCCGAGTACCAGAACACCTACACCGCGAGCCTGGCCTACACCAACTTCTTCGACGGCAAGTACACCACCGTGGATGACCGCGACTTCGTGGCGCTCAGCCTCGGCGTGAACTTCTAA
- a CDS encoding fatty acid--CoA ligase — MLQTRVIPPAEGAYQYPLLIKRLLMSGARYEKTREIIYRDQLRYSYPTLIERVARLANVLTAAGVKAGDTVAVMDWDSHRYLECMFAIPMIGAVIHTINVRLSPEQILYTMNHAEDRFVLVNSEFVGLYQAIAPHLTTVEKTLLLTDLPEKNADLPNLVGEYEQLLAAASPQYDFKDFDENSVATTFYTTGTTGNPKGVYFTHRQLVLHTMGVSTIMGAIDSVRLLGTNDVYMPITPMFHVHAWGLPYVATMLGLKQVYPGRYDPEFLVELWRKEKVTFSHCVPTILQMVLNAKGAQGTDFGGWKIVIGGSALNRTLYETAKSKGIQLTAAYGMSETGPLVSCAHLNDELMAGTEDERTTYRIKAGVPGPLVEAAIVDGDGNFLPADGETQGELVLRAPWLTEGYFNEPQKGAELWAGGWLHTGDVATLDSMGVIDIRDRIKDVIKTGGEWISSLDLEDLISRHVAVREVAVVGIADPQWGERPFALLVVREGHAIGARELKEHLKPFVELGHLSKWAIPSQIALVTEIPKTSVGKLDKKRIRLDITEWQANNSTFLSTL; from the coding sequence ATGTTGCAGACTCGCGTTATTCCGCCCGCCGAAGGGGCGTACCAGTATCCACTGCTGATCAAACGGCTGCTGATGTCCGGTGCCCGTTACGAGAAAACACGCGAGATCATCTACCGTGACCAGCTGCGCTACAGCTACCCGACCCTGATCGAACGCGTCGCGCGGCTGGCCAATGTGCTGACGGCGGCTGGGGTCAAGGCCGGTGACACCGTGGCGGTGATGGACTGGGACAGCCATCGCTACCTGGAGTGCATGTTTGCGATTCCGATGATCGGCGCGGTGATTCACACCATCAACGTGCGCCTGTCACCGGAGCAGATCCTCTACACCATGAACCACGCCGAGGATCGCTTCGTGCTGGTCAACAGCGAGTTCGTCGGGCTGTACCAGGCCATCGCGCCACACCTGACCACGGTGGAGAAAACCCTGCTGCTGACCGACCTGCCGGAAAAAAACGCGGATCTGCCGAATCTGGTGGGCGAGTACGAACAACTGCTGGCGGCCGCGAGTCCGCAGTACGATTTCAAGGATTTCGACGAGAACTCGGTCGCCACCACGTTCTACACCACGGGCACCACCGGCAATCCGAAAGGCGTGTATTTCACCCATCGGCAACTGGTGCTGCACACCATGGGCGTGTCGACCATCATGGGCGCCATCGACAGCGTGCGGCTGCTGGGCACCAACGATGTGTACATGCCGATCACCCCGATGTTCCACGTGCATGCATGGGGCCTGCCGTATGTGGCGACCATGCTCGGGCTCAAGCAGGTTTATCCGGGGCGTTACGACCCGGAATTCCTGGTCGAGTTGTGGCGCAAGGAAAAGGTCACGTTCTCCCATTGCGTGCCGACCATCCTGCAGATGGTGCTCAACGCCAAGGGCGCGCAAGGCACCGATTTTGGCGGCTGGAAAATCGTCATCGGCGGCAGTGCGCTCAATCGCACACTGTATGAAACGGCCAAGAGCAAAGGCATTCAACTGACGGCCGCGTATGGCATGTCGGAAACCGGGCCATTGGTCTCTTGCGCGCATCTGAACGATGAATTGATGGCGGGCACCGAAGACGAGCGCACCACCTACCGGATCAAGGCCGGCGTGCCGGGGCCATTGGTCGAGGCGGCCATCGTCGACGGCGACGGCAATTTCCTCCCGGCCGACGGCGAGACTCAGGGCGAACTGGTACTGCGCGCGCCGTGGCTGACCGAGGGTTACTTCAATGAACCGCAGAAGGGGGCCGAGCTGTGGGCCGGCGGCTGGCTGCACACCGGTGACGTCGCCACGCTGGACAGCATGGGCGTGATCGACATCCGCGACCGGATCAAGGACGTGATCAAGACCGGCGGCGAATGGATCTCCTCGCTGGACCTCGAAGACCTGATCAGCCGCCACGTCGCGGTACGTGAAGTAGCAGTGGTGGGCATCGCCGATCCGCAGTGGGGCGAGCGCCCGTTTGCCTTGCTGGTGGTCCGTGAAGGGCACGCCATCGGGGCACGCGAGCTCAAGGAACACCTCAAGCCATTCGTTGAGCTGGGGCACTTGAGCAAGTGGGCGATTCCGAGCCAGATCGCGCTTGTTACTGAAATTCCCAAGACCAGTGTCGGCAAGCTCGACAAGAAGCGCATCCGCCTCGACATCACCGAATGGCAGGCCAACAACAGCACCTTCCTCTCGACGCTCTGA
- a CDS encoding LysE family translocator: MYWTEFLTVALIHLLAVASPGPDFAVVVRESVTHGRRAGTWTALGVGTAIFLHVGYSLLGIGLIVSQSIVLFNALKWAAAAYLLYIGFKALRAQPAKTVTDDLHKEAGERTARGAFTSGFVTNGLNPKATLFFLSLFTVVINPHTPLTVQAGYGIYLAVATAIWFCLVAMLFSQQRVRAGFARMGHWFDRTMGAVLIAIGVKLAFTEMH, from the coding sequence ATGTACTGGACCGAATTCTTGACCGTTGCCCTGATCCACCTGTTGGCCGTTGCCAGCCCCGGTCCTGATTTCGCCGTGGTGGTGCGCGAAAGCGTGACTCACGGTCGACGCGCCGGGACCTGGACGGCGCTGGGCGTGGGCACGGCGATTTTCCTGCACGTCGGTTATTCGCTGCTGGGGATCGGGCTGATCGTTTCCCAATCGATCGTGTTGTTCAACGCGTTGAAATGGGCGGCGGCCGCGTACCTTCTGTACATCGGCTTCAAGGCCCTGCGTGCGCAACCGGCGAAAACCGTGACCGATGATCTGCACAAAGAAGCCGGCGAACGCACCGCACGTGGCGCCTTCACCTCGGGTTTCGTGACCAACGGACTGAACCCGAAAGCCACGCTGTTCTTCCTGTCGTTGTTCACTGTGGTGATCAACCCGCACACACCACTGACCGTACAGGCGGGTTACGGGATCTACCTGGCGGTGGCTACTGCGATCTGGTTCTGCCTGGTAGCCATGCTGTTCAGCCAGCAGCGCGTGCGCGCCGGTTTCGCCCGCATGGGCCACTGGTTCGACCGCACCATGGGCGCGGTGCTGATCGCCATCGGCGTGAAACTCGCATTCACCGAGATGCATTGA
- a CDS encoding 2-hydroxyacid dehydrogenase, whose protein sequence is MTNAHRAVFLDHPSLDLGDLDLNPLRDCFSDLQLFAQTLPAQVSERLQGATVAISNKILIDAATMAANPQLKLILITATGTNNVDLAAARAHGITVCNCQGYGTPSVAQHTIMLLLNLATRLADYQKAVGEGRWQQAKQFCLLDYPIVELEGKTLGLLGHGELGGAVARLAEAFGMRVLLGQIPGRPARPDRLPLEELLPQIDALTLHCPLNEHTRHFIGARELASMKPGAFVVNTARGGLIDEQALADALRNGHLGGAATDVLSVEPPTNGNPLLAADIPRLIVTPHNAWGSREARQRIVGQLVENTQAFYSGKALRVVS, encoded by the coding sequence ATGACGAACGCCCACCGCGCCGTATTCCTCGATCACCCGTCGCTGGATCTTGGCGATCTCGATCTGAACCCTTTGCGTGACTGCTTCAGCGATCTGCAACTGTTCGCCCAGACGCTGCCCGCACAGGTGAGCGAACGCCTGCAAGGCGCGACGGTGGCGATCAGCAACAAGATCCTGATCGATGCCGCCACCATGGCAGCCAATCCACAATTGAAGCTGATCCTGATCACCGCCACCGGCACCAACAACGTCGATCTGGCCGCCGCCCGCGCCCACGGCATCACCGTATGCAACTGTCAGGGTTACGGCACACCGTCGGTGGCGCAGCACACGATCATGCTGCTGCTCAATCTCGCCACGCGTCTGGCGGACTATCAAAAAGCCGTCGGCGAAGGCCGCTGGCAGCAGGCGAAACAGTTCTGCCTGCTGGATTACCCGATCGTCGAACTGGAAGGCAAAACCCTGGGTCTGCTCGGACACGGCGAACTCGGCGGCGCGGTCGCGCGTCTGGCCGAAGCTTTTGGCATGCGCGTGCTGCTGGGACAGATTCCAGGGCGCCCTGCCCGTCCGGATCGTCTGCCGCTGGAAGAATTGCTGCCACAGATCGACGCTCTCACCCTGCACTGCCCGCTCAACGAACACACCCGGCACTTTATCGGCGCCCGCGAACTCGCCTCGATGAAACCCGGTGCTTTCGTGGTCAACACCGCCCGTGGCGGGCTGATCGACGAACAGGCTCTGGCCGATGCCCTGCGCAACGGTCATCTGGGCGGCGCAGCCACCGATGTATTGAGCGTCGAACCACCGACCAACGGCAATCCGCTGCTGGCCGCCGATATCCCGCGCCTGATCGTCACCCCGCACAACGCCTGGGGCAGCCGCGAAGCGCGGCAGCGAATCGTCGGCCAACTGGTGGAAAACACCCAGGCGTTCTACAGCGGTAAGGCGCTGCGGGTCGTCAGTTGA
- a CDS encoding class I SAM-dependent methyltransferase, which translates to MDPRSEVLLRQAELFQGSVLLAGLPADDLLGRLPDAFGWCWHAGDQAALDARFEGRSHFGVNVPEREFTTAVVFLPKAKDLTDYILNAVASRLAGREVYLVGEKRSGIEGASKQLNPFGKPRKLDSARHCQLWQVTVANAPEAKPLESLAQTYELPLAEGPLKVISLPGVFSHGRLDRGSALLLEHLDKLPSGHLLDFGCGAGVLGAAVKRRYPHNQVTLLDVDAFAAASSRLTLAANGLEAEVLTGDGIDAAPMGLNAILSNPPFHVGVHTDYFATENLLRKAAKHLKNGGELRLVANSFLKYQPLIEEHLGVCAIKAEGNGFRIYRAKRG; encoded by the coding sequence ATGGATCCGCGCAGTGAAGTACTGCTTCGTCAGGCCGAGTTATTCCAGGGTTCGGTGTTGCTGGCCGGGTTGCCTGCCGATGATCTGCTGGGGCGCCTGCCCGATGCGTTTGGCTGGTGCTGGCATGCCGGCGATCAGGCCGCGCTCGATGCGCGTTTCGAGGGCCGCAGCCATTTTGGCGTGAACGTGCCGGAACGCGAATTCACCACCGCCGTGGTGTTTCTGCCCAAGGCCAAGGACCTGACCGATTACATCCTCAATGCCGTGGCTTCGCGCCTGGCCGGGCGTGAGGTGTATCTGGTCGGGGAAAAACGCAGCGGCATCGAAGGCGCCTCCAAACAGCTCAACCCGTTCGGCAAGCCGCGCAAGCTCGACAGCGCGCGCCATTGCCAGTTGTGGCAAGTGACCGTGGCCAACGCTCCCGAAGCCAAACCGCTGGAAAGCCTGGCGCAGACTTACGAACTGCCGCTGGCCGAAGGCCCGTTGAAGGTCATCAGCCTGCCGGGTGTGTTCAGCCATGGCCGACTGGATCGTGGCAGCGCCCTGCTGCTGGAACATCTGGACAAACTGCCGAGCGGTCACTTGCTGGACTTCGGTTGCGGCGCCGGCGTGCTGGGTGCGGCGGTCAAGCGTCGTTACCCGCACAATCAGGTCACGTTGCTCGACGTTGATGCCTTCGCTGCCGCCAGCAGCCGTTTGACCCTGGCCGCCAACGGTCTGGAAGCCGAGGTGCTGACCGGTGACGGCATTGACGCCGCGCCGATGGGTTTGAACGCGATTCTGAGCAACCCGCCATTCCATGTCGGCGTGCATACCGATTATTTCGCCACCGAGAATTTGCTGCGAAAAGCAGCCAAACATCTGAAAAACGGCGGCGAACTTCGCCTGGTTGCCAACAGCTTCCTGAAGTATCAACCGCTGATCGAGGAGCATCTCGGGGTCTGCGCGATCAAGGCCGAAGGCAATGGTTTCCGGATTTACCGGGCCAAGCGCGGCTGA
- a CDS encoding TMEM165/GDT1 family protein produces the protein MLDSLLVPTAIVALAEIGDKTQLLALILAARFRKPWPIIAGIVAATLANHAAAGAVGAWFGSFFSDSVLHWILAASFAATALWTLVPDKMDDDEASTARKFGPFLTTLIAFFLAEIGDKTQIATVMLAAQYPELWLVIIGTTAGMLIANVPVVLAGNFAAEKLPLTLIRRLAASAFLILAIVAVYKAMQSSGWV, from the coding sequence ATGCTGGACTCGTTACTCGTTCCTACCGCAATCGTTGCCTTGGCCGAAATCGGCGACAAGACGCAACTGCTCGCGCTGATTCTCGCCGCTCGTTTCCGCAAACCCTGGCCAATCATTGCCGGTATTGTCGCTGCGACCCTGGCCAACCACGCGGCAGCCGGTGCGGTCGGTGCCTGGTTCGGCAGTTTCTTCTCCGATTCGGTCCTGCACTGGATTCTTGCCGCGAGCTTCGCCGCCACCGCCCTGTGGACGCTGGTACCGGACAAGATGGATGACGATGAAGCCAGCACCGCCCGCAAGTTCGGGCCATTCCTGACCACGCTGATTGCGTTCTTCCTCGCGGAAATCGGTGACAAGACCCAGATCGCCACCGTGATGCTGGCTGCGCAATACCCGGAACTGTGGCTGGTGATCATCGGTACGACGGCGGGCATGCTGATCGCCAACGTGCCGGTGGTATTGGCGGGGAATTTTGCAGCGGAGAAACTGCCACTGACCCTGATCCGTCGACTGGCCGCCTCGGCGTTCCTGATCCTGGCGATCGTCGCGGTGTACAAGGCGATGCAGAGCAGCGGCTGGGTTTGA